The following coding sequences lie in one Flavobacteriales bacterium genomic window:
- a CDS encoding MBL fold metallo-hydrolase: protein MITIQTFVYNGFQENTYILHDETNEAVIIDPGCCSSAEQAELSKYITNNNLKPVKLLNTHCHIDHILGNNYVCSKFNIELYMHELDLPTLHATTEYGHLYGFTVDKSPEPTHFINDGDKITFGNSSLDVLFVPGHAPGHVVFVHHEQKFVINGDVLFRGSIGRTDLPGGDHNTLIRSIKTKMFALPDDFEVHTGHGPTTTIGYEKKHNPFLN from the coding sequence ATGATAACTATTCAAACGTTTGTTTATAACGGATTTCAAGAAAATACTTACATCTTACATGATGAAACCAACGAAGCTGTAATTATTGACCCAGGATGTTGTTCTAGTGCAGAACAAGCTGAGTTATCAAAATACATTACCAACAATAACCTGAAACCTGTTAAATTATTGAATACACATTGCCATATCGACCATATTTTGGGCAATAATTATGTTTGTTCAAAGTTTAATATTGAATTATATATGCACGAATTAGACTTACCAACCTTACACGCCACTACCGAATACGGACATTTATATGGTTTTACCGTTGACAAATCTCCAGAACCTACTCATTTTATTAACGATGGAGATAAAATTACATTTGGAAATTCAAGTCTTGATGTACTTTTTGTACCCGGTCATGCTCCTGGACATGTTGTTTTTGTACATCACGAACAAAAATTTGTAATTAACGGCGATGTGTTGTTTAGAGGAAGTATTGGAAGAACCGATTTGCCTGGTGGCGACCACAACACCCTCATTAGAAGTATTAAAACCAAAATGTTTGCTTTACCTGATGATTTTGAAGTACATACCGGACACGGCCCAACAACAACTATTGGTTATGAAAAAAAACACAACCCTTTTTTAAATTAA
- a CDS encoding PD40 domain-containing protein: MILVMIILNNQQSKAQFYNGTNTGFGKNRVQFKNYEWKYYRFDNYETYFYTGGNELAVYTSKIAKDFIEQQEDFFDFDLREKIQFIIYNKQSDFKQSNIGLSLENGEIGGITQIMGSKVFIYFNGNHADFDKQIKAGIAEVLINQQVYGASWGQVVKNSSLLNLPEWYITGLTSYISDQWNPEIENQVRDGIQSGKYQKFNRLNTHEANVAGHSMWAYIANTYGDNVIPNILYMTRLTQSVDKGFLYVLGVSLKTLRKDWVEYYQHDYENLPDNTLVYKEYEKLKLRKHREYKQFKVSPDGQSFAYVTDQLGQYKIYVTYLSSTNKKYKIYKREFKMYRINDKTYPVLAWHPASEILAFVTEEKGLLMMHYFDINSGGIEVKALFNLEKVTDMAYSSDGKQMIFSGVYKGQSDLFLYNIAANSHKNLTQDIYDDLNPKFIDNSTKIVFSSNRTNDSLGTKAKNQEFGQSKQFDIWVLDHAAEDKSLFQVTTTKDSEIQAYGVDSAIYYLGVKNGIYNRYHAVKDSFITSIDTSIHYHKFYETRPSQQNNSRGIIEQSINPLGNFTEIILDNYKYHLLTKEYANILTPYPSVADTLIKNNIDTTFKGSDVQSTVPLVLFNSIQLTKDTVVETVNIDKYIFEKEKEKISKRTVVIGDDKHEKDSLIKEFKLPNQRNYNLSFFNDNSSLKLSNSFVNQEYQIFTGGPFTGPDIGGVLKLGVVDLFEDHKLFGGARVSSGSREYFMTLQNFSQRRDKEYTFARSTADASDGFDIYGVTSNIGKYSVKYPFSEVASLQFTTGVRNDVIVVKSIDRVSLLAENLNEYRGTLKAAYVFDNSLPKMLNIYYGTKFKVFAEYYQEAFDNRDGKNGNTQIVGFDLRNSLKLSRELIWVNRIAASSSFGKEKLIYYLGSVDNWLDQFSNSSRFINQEDINRKIDYRYQALAANLRGFPQNIRRGSNFAVVNSEVRFPVFSYFIRRPIRSNFIKNFQIIGFADAGMAWDGLDPFSEENRITKEIINDGPITVVVFKESYPIVGGYGFGARTTVLGYFLRADWAWGVENGIVTDKPVFYLSLSLDI; encoded by the coding sequence ATGATTTTGGTTATGATTATTTTAAATAATCAGCAATCAAAAGCACAGTTTTATAATGGTACCAACACAGGGTTTGGTAAAAACAGGGTTCAGTTTAAAAATTACGAATGGAAATATTATCGTTTCGATAATTATGAAACCTATTTTTATACAGGAGGTAATGAATTAGCTGTTTACACATCAAAAATTGCGAAAGACTTTATTGAACAACAAGAAGATTTTTTTGATTTTGATTTACGTGAAAAAATCCAATTTATCATCTACAATAAACAATCTGATTTTAAACAAAGTAACATTGGGTTAAGTTTAGAAAATGGTGAAATAGGGGGGATTACTCAAATAATGGGTTCCAAAGTGTTTATTTATTTTAATGGTAACCATGCCGATTTTGACAAACAAATTAAGGCTGGAATTGCCGAAGTTTTAATCAACCAACAAGTTTATGGAGCAAGTTGGGGGCAAGTAGTTAAAAATTCGAGTTTACTCAATTTACCAGAATGGTACATCACTGGGTTAACATCGTATATTTCCGACCAATGGAATCCAGAAATTGAAAACCAAGTTAGAGATGGTATACAATCAGGAAAATATCAAAAATTCAATCGATTAAATACACATGAAGCTAATGTCGCTGGTCATTCCATGTGGGCATACATTGCAAATACCTATGGCGATAATGTAATTCCGAATATTTTATACATGACTCGATTAACTCAAAGTGTTGATAAAGGATTTTTATATGTATTGGGAGTATCATTAAAAACGTTGCGAAAAGATTGGGTAGAATATTATCAACACGATTACGAGAACTTACCTGATAATACTTTGGTGTATAAAGAATATGAGAAGCTTAAGTTAAGAAAACATCGAGAGTACAAACAGTTTAAAGTTAGCCCAGATGGACAATCGTTTGCTTATGTAACTGACCAATTGGGTCAATATAAAATTTATGTAACGTATTTATCTTCAACTAACAAGAAATACAAAATCTACAAACGTGAGTTTAAAATGTATCGAATAAATGACAAAACTTATCCAGTTTTGGCTTGGCACCCTGCTAGTGAAATATTAGCTTTTGTTACAGAGGAAAAAGGCTTGTTAATGATGCATTATTTTGATATTAATTCTGGAGGAATTGAAGTAAAAGCCTTGTTTAATTTAGAAAAAGTGACCGATATGGCGTACTCATCTGATGGGAAACAAATGATTTTCTCAGGTGTTTATAAAGGGCAGTCTGATTTGTTTTTGTATAACATTGCTGCCAACTCTCATAAAAATTTAACACAAGACATTTACGATGATTTAAACCCTAAGTTTATTGATAATTCTACTAAAATAGTTTTTTCATCAAATCGTACCAACGATTCGTTAGGAACAAAAGCTAAAAATCAAGAATTTGGGCAGAGTAAGCAATTTGATATTTGGGTGTTAGACCATGCTGCTGAAGATAAATCGTTGTTTCAAGTTACTACAACTAAAGATTCTGAAATACAGGCTTATGGTGTTGACTCCGCAATTTATTATTTAGGAGTTAAAAACGGTATTTATAATAGGTATCACGCGGTTAAAGATAGCTTTATTACCAGTATTGATACGAGTATTCATTATCATAAATTTTATGAAACCAGACCTAGTCAACAAAATAATAGTAGAGGAATTATAGAGCAAAGTATAAATCCTTTAGGAAATTTCACCGAAATAATTTTGGATAACTATAAGTATCATTTACTTACTAAGGAATATGCTAATATTTTAACACCTTATCCATCTGTTGCTGATACTTTAATTAAAAATAACATTGATACTACGTTTAAGGGAAGTGATGTTCAATCAACTGTTCCTTTGGTGTTGTTTAATTCTATTCAATTAACAAAAGATACGGTTGTTGAAACTGTAAATATTGACAAGTATATTTTTGAAAAAGAGAAAGAAAAAATATCGAAACGTACGGTTGTAATTGGAGATGATAAGCACGAAAAAGATAGTTTGATTAAAGAGTTTAAATTACCAAACCAACGAAACTATAATTTATCTTTTTTCAACGACAACTCATCTTTAAAACTATCTAATTCGTTTGTAAACCAAGAGTATCAAATATTTACAGGAGGTCCTTTTACAGGACCAGATATTGGAGGGGTTTTAAAACTTGGAGTTGTTGATTTGTTCGAAGACCATAAGTTATTTGGAGGGGCAAGAGTATCGTCAGGTTCAAGAGAATATTTTATGACCTTACAAAATTTTTCGCAACGAAGAGATAAAGAATACACTTTTGCAAGAAGTACTGCTGATGCAAGTGATGGGTTTGATATTTATGGTGTTACAAGTAACATAGGAAAGTATTCGGTTAAATATCCTTTTAGCGAAGTCGCATCTTTACAATTTACAACTGGTGTAAGAAACGATGTTATAGTGGTGAAATCTATTGATAGAGTTTCGTTGTTGGCAGAGAATTTAAATGAGTACAGAGGTACTTTAAAGGCTGCTTATGTTTTCGATAATTCGTTACCAAAAATGTTAAACATTTATTACGGAACCAAATTTAAGGTGTTTGCAGAGTATTATCAGGAGGCATTTGACAATAGAGATGGTAAAAATGGAAACACTCAAATTGTAGGATTTGATTTACGTAACTCATTAAAACTAAGTCGTGAATTAATATGGGTAAACCGTATTGCGGCTAGTTCATCTTTTGGTAAGGAAAAACTAATTTATTATTTGGGTAGTGTAGATAATTGGTTGGATCAATTCAGTAATTCAAGTCGATTTATTAATCAAGAGGATATCAATCGAAAGATAGATTATAGGTATCAAGCATTAGCTGCAAACTTGAGAGGGTTCCCGCAAAACATACGTAGAGGGTCAAACTTTGCAGTTGTAAATAGTGAGGTTCGGTTTCCAGTATTTTCTTATTTTATTAGAAGACCAATCCGATCTAACTTTATTAAAAATTTCCAAATTATTGGGTTTGCTGATGCAGGAATGGCATGGGATGGTTTAGACCCTTTTAGTGAAGAAAACAGAATTACCAAAGAAATAATTAATGATGGACCTATAACTGTTGTTGTGTTTAAAGAATCTTATCCAATTGTTGGAGGTTATGGGTTTGGAGCTAGAACAACTGTTTTGGGTTATTTTTTAAGAGCTGATTGGGCATGGGGCGTTGAAAATGGAATTGTTACCGATAAACCAGTGTTTTATTTATCATTAAGTCTAGATATATAA
- a CDS encoding amidohydrolase — MDIKSIIKDKAATYKTEVIAIRRHLHQYPELSFNEFETANFVEQKLKEFGITKISRLVKTGVVALIEGKNPSAKVIALRADLDALRIQETNEVGYKSKNDGVMHACGHDVHTSSLLGVAKVLQELRTEFEGTIKLIFQPGEEKLPGGASLMIAEGVFENPNPESIIGQHVFPELEAGKVGFKSGMYMASTDEIYVTVKGKGGHAALPHLVIDPVLITSHIIVALQQVVSRLNKPTTPSVLSFGKVSANGATNIIPDKVLLEGTFRTMDEDWRAKAHTKMKKMAETIAESMGGECEFNIVKGYPFLVNNEDLTNKLKQAAIDFLGKDNVVDLELRMTAEDFAYYSQVKPACFYRLGIRNEKKQINAGLHTSKFNIDEDAIETSIGLMTWLAICEMQS, encoded by the coding sequence ATGGATATTAAATCAATAATAAAAGATAAAGCTGCGACATATAAAACAGAAGTGATTGCTATTAGAAGGCATTTACATCAATATCCAGAATTATCGTTTAATGAGTTTGAGACAGCCAATTTTGTAGAGCAAAAATTAAAAGAGTTTGGAATAACAAAAATATCTAGACTTGTTAAAACAGGAGTTGTTGCCTTAATTGAAGGTAAAAATCCTTCGGCTAAAGTAATTGCTTTGAGAGCTGATTTAGATGCTTTACGAATTCAAGAAACAAATGAGGTGGGTTACAAATCAAAAAATGATGGAGTAATGCATGCTTGTGGACATGATGTACATACTTCATCGTTGTTGGGAGTTGCAAAAGTTTTACAAGAGCTTAGAACTGAATTTGAAGGAACAATAAAATTGATTTTTCAACCTGGTGAAGAAAAATTGCCTGGCGGAGCTTCATTAATGATAGCTGAGGGTGTTTTTGAAAATCCTAATCCAGAATCAATAATAGGTCAACATGTTTTTCCGGAGTTAGAGGCTGGAAAAGTAGGATTTAAATCAGGTATGTACATGGCTTCTACAGATGAGATTTATGTAACAGTAAAAGGAAAAGGTGGACATGCTGCCTTACCTCATTTGGTTATCGATCCAGTATTAATTACATCACATATTATTGTGGCTTTACAACAAGTTGTTAGTAGGTTAAACAAACCAACAACACCAAGTGTATTGTCATTTGGTAAGGTTTCGGCTAATGGTGCTACCAATATTATTCCTGACAAAGTTTTATTAGAAGGTACTTTCCGCACTATGGATGAAGATTGGAGAGCTAAAGCGCATACTAAAATGAAAAAGATGGCAGAAACCATTGCTGAGAGTATGGGAGGGGAGTGTGAGTTTAATATTGTAAAAGGTTATCCATTTTTAGTTAATAATGAAGATTTAACCAATAAGCTAAAACAAGCAGCAATAGATTTTTTGGGTAAAGACAATGTTGTTGATTTGGAATTAAGAATGACTGCAGAGGATTTTGCTTATTACTCACAAGTAAAGCCAGCTTGCTTTTATCGTTTAGGTATTCGTAACGAAAAAAAACAAATTAATGCAGGGCTTCATACTTCGAAGTTTAATATAGATGAGGATGCTATTGAAACAAGTATTGGTTTAATGACTTGGTTAGCAATCTGCGAAATGCAATCGTAA
- a CDS encoding 30S ribosomal protein THX — protein sequence MGKGDKKTKKGKISNGSYGVTRKRKESVKIAVKPKPKKEVAVKKEAPVEKAKPAVKKAAPAKKTTAKKTVAKK from the coding sequence ATGGGTAAAGGCGATAAAAAAACTAAAAAGGGTAAAATTAGTAATGGTAGTTATGGTGTTACTAGAAAAAGGAAAGAGAGTGTTAAGATTGCTGTAAAACCTAAACCAAAGAAAGAGGTTGCTGTTAAAAAAGAAGCACCTGTAGAAAAAGCAAAACCTGCGGTTAAAAAAGCTGCTCCAGCAAAGAAAACTACTGCTAAAAAAACGGTAGCAAAAAAATAA
- a CDS encoding DUF3820 family protein, which translates to MNELNPANPTILLDLVKIKMPFGKYKDTLICNLPEFYLLWFKQQGFPKGKLGILLETMLEIRINGLEDLLTPLKKASRL; encoded by the coding sequence ATGAATGAATTAAACCCAGCAAATCCAACTATTTTACTCGATTTGGTGAAAATTAAAATGCCTTTTGGAAAATACAAAGACACGTTAATTTGTAACTTACCAGAGTTTTATTTGCTTTGGTTTAAGCAACAAGGCTTTCCAAAAGGAAAGCTTGGCATTTTACTCGAAACCATGCTTGAAATACGTATAAATGGATTAGAAGATTTGTTAACTCCATTAAAAAAAGCCTCACGTTTGTAA
- a CDS encoding formate--tetrahydrofolate ligase gives MGFPSDIEIAQKNVMNHITGISKKLDINDDDLEMYGKYKAKLPLTLINNEKIKTSNLVLVTALTPTPAGEGKTTTSIGLTEGLNKIGKKAMVVLREPSLGPVFGIKGGAAGGGYAQVVPMEDINLHFTGDFSAIEKANNLLSALIDNNIQNKTNNLGIDARTVVWKRVMDMNDRSLRDIVIGLGGTGNGVPRQDGFNITPASEVMAILCMSQSFEDLKQKLGNIFIGFTFSKKPVYARDLKAENAMAILLKDAIKPNLVQTLEGNPAIIHGGPFANIAQGTNTILATKMGLSLADYVVTEAGFGADLGAEKFLNIKCVSGNLKPKALVLVATIRALRHHGGATKEQYNDVSVERVNKGFANLEKHIENCKKFGLNPVVAINAFPSDSTEEVKLIQERCLAMGVKAVVAEGFAKGGDGMTNLAKAVVDEVNAGKNNFTPLYDWSLPIKDKIEKIAKEIYGADGVDYAKQALTDLKKIDTLGLQGLPVCMAKTQKSFSDNEVLTGRPTGFRVTVREFEFATGAGFVIPIFGNMMRMPGLPEHPASEGMTIDNNGKISGLS, from the coding sequence ATGGGATTTCCTTCTGATATTGAAATAGCTCAAAAAAATGTAATGAATCACATTACAGGTATTTCTAAAAAACTTGATATTAACGATGATGATTTAGAAATGTATGGAAAATACAAAGCTAAATTGCCGTTAACTTTAATAAATAACGAAAAAATAAAAACCAGTAACTTGGTTTTAGTAACTGCCCTTACTCCCACTCCTGCTGGCGAAGGAAAAACTACTACATCAATTGGGCTTACAGAAGGATTGAATAAAATTGGTAAAAAAGCAATGGTGGTATTAAGAGAACCATCTTTAGGTCCAGTTTTTGGAATTAAAGGTGGTGCTGCTGGTGGAGGTTATGCTCAAGTGGTTCCAATGGAAGACATTAACTTACACTTTACTGGCGATTTCTCAGCCATAGAAAAAGCAAATAACTTACTTTCTGCTTTAATCGATAATAACATTCAAAACAAAACCAACAATTTAGGTATTGATGCTCGAACAGTTGTTTGGAAACGTGTAATGGACATGAACGACCGATCTTTACGTGATATTGTAATAGGCTTAGGTGGCACTGGAAATGGTGTTCCTCGACAAGATGGTTTTAACATTACTCCAGCTTCGGAGGTAATGGCAATTTTATGTATGTCGCAAAGTTTTGAAGACTTAAAACAAAAGTTAGGAAATATTTTTATAGGATTTACTTTTAGTAAAAAACCAGTTTATGCTCGAGATTTAAAAGCTGAAAATGCTATGGCAATTCTTTTAAAAGATGCTATTAAACCTAACTTGGTACAAACTTTAGAAGGTAACCCTGCTATAATACATGGTGGTCCGTTTGCAAACATTGCACAAGGAACCAACACTATTTTAGCTACAAAAATGGGCTTATCATTAGCTGATTATGTTGTTACTGAAGCTGGCTTCGGTGCTGATTTAGGAGCTGAAAAATTCTTAAACATTAAATGTGTGTCGGGTAATTTGAAACCAAAAGCATTGGTATTAGTAGCTACTATTAGAGCTTTACGACACCATGGAGGTGCTACTAAAGAGCAATACAACGATGTAAGTGTTGAACGAGTGAACAAAGGTTTTGCTAACTTAGAAAAACATATTGAAAACTGTAAGAAATTCGGTTTAAACCCTGTTGTTGCAATCAATGCATTTCCTTCCGATTCTACCGAAGAAGTTAAATTGATACAAGAAAGATGTCTAGCTATGGGTGTAAAAGCTGTGGTTGCTGAAGGTTTTGCTAAAGGTGGTGATGGTATGACCAACCTTGCTAAAGCAGTAGTGGATGAAGTAAATGCTGGTAAAAACAATTTTACACCACTTTACGATTGGAGTTTACCAATTAAAGATAAAATTGAAAAAATAGCTAAAGAAATTTATGGTGCTGATGGTGTTGATTATGCTAAACAAGCCTTAACCGATTTAAAAAAGATTGATACCTTAGGTTTGCAAGGCTTACCAGTTTGTATGGCAAAAACACAAAAATCATTTTCTGATAACGAAGTTTTAACCGGAAGACCAACAGGATTTAGAGTTACCGTGCGTGAATTTGAATTTGCTACTGGTGCTGGTTTTGTTATTCCTATTTTTGGAAACATGATGCGTATGCCTGGTTTACCAGAACATCCAGCATCGGAAGGAATGACCATAGATAATAACGGAAAAATATCAGGACTATCTTAA
- a CDS encoding DUF1573 domain-containing protein — protein MKENIKIGLLGIIAFTLVIDTFIMDDSGNSSELVEVTQPTSNMVSNVAATPPTPINDPTLSPQPPQQPTQSESRAKTSIKFAQSSHSFGEIEQDSKNTYVFKFTNTGSEPLIIENATGSCGCTVPTYPKEPIAPGKTGEIEVVYSPGKQEGEQTKTVSITANTDPIVTTLNISAKVHKH, from the coding sequence ATGAAAGAAAATATTAAAATTGGATTATTAGGTATTATTGCGTTTACCTTAGTAATTGATACCTTTATTATGGATGATTCTGGAAATTCATCTGAACTTGTAGAAGTAACCCAACCAACAAGTAACATGGTGTCGAATGTAGCTGCTACACCTCCTACTCCAATAAACGACCCAACTCTTTCTCCTCAACCTCCACAACAGCCTACTCAATCAGAAAGTAGAGCAAAAACTTCGATTAAATTTGCACAATCGAGTCATAGTTTTGGAGAAATTGAACAAGATTCAAAAAATACTTATGTGTTTAAATTTACAAATACAGGTTCAGAACCATTAATTATTGAGAATGCAACAGGTTCTTGTGGTTGTACTGTTCCAACTTATCCAAAAGAGCCAATAGCTCCTGGAAAAACTGGTGAAATTGAAGTGGTTTACAGTCCTGGAAAACAAGAAGGCGAACAAACTAAAACAGTAAGTATTACAGCTAATACCGATCCAATAGTTACAACATTAAATATATCGGCAAAAGTACATAAGCACTAA